DNA from Salmo trutta chromosome 14, fSalTru1.1, whole genome shotgun sequence:
ttgtcaataaaagcctttgacacttatgaaatgcttgtaattatacttcagtattccatagtaacatctgacaaaaatatctaaagacactgaagcagcaaactttggaaattaatatttgtgtcattctcaaaacttttggccaagactgtatatacaattactaatcaggggaattggaatcagcgtaatgagacagttcagtgacgcctagaggccggtgacgtagacctccggaactggtgcacGGAAAGAGCAGAAGTACCAGGGGAATCCATGATAGACTGATCATGAGAATGTGTAAAACATGAAGACTGATCATAAGGATGAGGGTAAGTGTACAGTAGACTtgtatgcagtggtgtaaagtacttaagtaaacatacttgaaagtactacttaagtaattttttgAGCTTTCTATTTTTTACTACttttacttcaaatcaaatccatttataaagcccttcttacatcagctgatatctcaaagtgctgtacagaaacccagcctaaaaccccaaacagcaagcaattcaggtgtagaagcacggtggctaggaaaaactccctagaaaggccggaacctaggaagatacctagagaggagccaggctatgaggggtggccagtcctcttctggctgtgccaggagaagattataacagaacatggccaagatgttaaaatgttcatagatgaccggCAGGGTCAAATTATAATAATcaagtggttgtcgagggtgcaacaggtcagcacctcaggagtaaacgtcagttggcttttcatagccgatcattcagagtatctctaccgttccttctgtctctagagagttgaaaacagcaggtctgggacaggtagcacgtccggtgaacaggtcagggttcaatagccgcaggcagaacagttgaaactggagcagcagcacggccaggtggactggagacagcaaggagtcatcaggccaggtagtcctgagacatgatcctagggctcaggtcctccaagagagaaagagaaagcaagaaagagagaaagaaagaattagagagcatGCTTAAAATCACACatgacaccggataagacaggagaaatactccagatataacagactgaccctagccccccgacacataaactactgcagcataaacactggaggctgagacaggaggggtcgggagacactgtggctccatccgacaatacccccggacagggccaaacaggcaggatataaccccacccactttgccaaagcacagtcccacaccactagagggatatcttcaaccaccaacttaccatcctgagacaaggcagagtatagccggccaggcagagacagcaagggtggtttgttgctccagtctctttccattcaccttcacactcctgggccagactacactcaatcataggacctactgaagagatgagtcttcaataaagacttaaaagttgagaccaagtctgcgtctctcacatgggtaggcagacaattcttaaaaatggagctctataggagaaagccctgcctccagctgtttgcttagaaattctagggacagttaggaggcctgcgtcttgtgaccgtagcgtacgtgtaggtatgtacggcaggaccaaatcggaaagataggtaggagcaagcccatgtaatgccttgtaggttagcagtaaaaccagTAAATCAGCCctacttcactacattcataaagaaaatgatgtacttttttactctatacatttatccctggtcatccctactcttatctggcggactcactaaacacatgcttcgtttgtaaatgagtgttggagcatgcccctgcCTATCGGTACATTTAAAAATCAAAGataatggtgccgtctggtttgctttttataaggaatttgaaaagatttatactttcacttttgatactttagtatattttagcaattacattttcttttgatacttaagtatatttaaaaccaaatacttttactcaagtagtattttacagggtgacttgagtcattttctattaaaggtatCTTTACGTTTACTCATGTCAAttggttactttttccaccaGAGCTGGTATGTGTTTTGTTACACTCAGTCAATAATGGGGCATTACATTTTCCCACAATTGTTTACACATGATTGCTGAATCTTTGGCCCATTTtcccaaaactctaaacacaaaacCACAAACAAAATGCAAAACTCCACAAATCTCTAACAAAAgcaaacactgcattcaaaaCTGTTCTCTTTCCAACATTATTTTTTTGCACCAAAATAACACACACGCATCATATGAATAGATCTGTCTACCAACCACACACTGATGTGCTCAACACTACTATGAGTATCCCATCCGTAGGTTCATGCCTTTTGCATTTTCAGTGTTACACTGTAGCCGGTTGTAAAAGATTGTTACAATAATGTACAGCTATTAAAATatacataaataaacacacacaaatgcaataCAGTAACAAAAACATTGTGTTTTATTTGCAAAATGCAGTATTTTTGAACACTTGTGTTTTGTATGTCACACTTTCCATACCCAACAGGAGAAAACCAGGAAAAACATTGAGTAAGATAAAGGTTTatctgtacaaaaaaaaaaaagaaagtggctCATTCTTTCAAAACacaaaaagacaaacacacatgcaaaaTGTAAGAAAAAGGACATTAGGCTGCATCCTGCCTCCTATtttggtctggccacagcacctcatctaCATCACAAGCGACGTTCTCCCTGGCTAAACAGCGGGGAAAGAATCTTATGGAGTGACGGATCCAGCCGCTGAAAGCCCCCACATCAAACTTCTCCACATgcatcctccattgcctggagaagaggCATGCGTGCAAGGGGATGGCGGTCATACACCTTCCATCGCCATGCCGAAAAAAACTCTTCAATTGGGTTTAGgaatggggaatatggtgggagGTATAGAACAATAAATTGTGGGTGGTCGATGAACCAGTTGCGGAGCAGAGCAGCCCGGTGGAAACTCACGTTGTCCCAGATGACAACAtacctgggctgctctggtccACCCCTCTGCTTGGCTGGAATGATGATGCCATGTAGTGTGTCAAGGAATGTGATGAGAAGGGCGGTGTTGTAGGGACCAAGGTTGGCATGGTGATGGAGGATGCCTTTCTGGCTAACAGCTGAGCACATGGTGATATTCCCTCCACACTGtccagggacattcacaatggcACGGTGGCCAATAACGTCCCGTCTTCGTCCCCTTCTTTTGGCTAGTACTGTAATGCGTTTAGACAGTGCGGATATCATAGTAATTCACAGTATAGTACTTACCTGCACATATTCATAGTGCTGTTCTTTAACCCTCTGTGAGTTttgctcaaatggcaccctgtagacctgTTTCATCTGGATTTTGTTGTGCTGTAATACACGGTCCAATGTAGACAAGCCCACCTGGTGAATGTTATTGAATATTGTGTTGTCTGCAATTATGTGGTTCTGGATTTCTCGTAGTCTAATGGTATTGTTTGCCACCACCATGTTCACAATAGCGGTCTCCTGTTCTGGTGTGAACAGCCAGTGTCTTACACCAAGGCCTTGCCCTATCTCAGTTCTGCAGAAGATCTACAAATATGATATGATCGGTAACAGTGAGCTAAAATAATCTATTTTCTTTCAATATGAAATGACATTACTGTAACATTGGCCAACAATCACTGAGTAACATAGGCCTACTGATATGTTAGactgcagtatactacagtatacatacataaAGAGCATAGTGTAGATGGTAGGTAACTTACCGGTTCTCATTTCTGAATGTACGGATGATAGATGCAACCGTGTAGTGGCTCAGGTTGGGCTGAactctgcccagcctccctcatactCAATCCATGGTTGAGCACATTGTTAAGCACATGGTCAACCAATGTGGCCCTGATCTCATCTGAGACAACTGTCCTTCCTCGTCCtcgacctcctcttcctcctcctcttcctcttcctctcacttCTTCACCTTTAGCTCTTGCTTCACCTTGACTTCCATTTTCCTCCATAACAGGAGAGCTCATCTGTGGCCTTTTATAGTGCTAAAGCTCTGATTTCTAAGTGAACAATTCAGCAACTAGTGTTTACACCTGTGATGAGTGGGTGTTGCCAATTGGTGTATAGAGCTTGGCATTGTGATTGGCATTGCTTCCAAAGGGACTAAAGAGATTTTAATTTTGAATGTTGTGCctaatgtagagaactgtgtATTGTTTTGCAAAAAGTGTGATATAGAATtgaaaactgagtgtaaagcaggaattgtgcttgcAATTTTGCAGACTTGGTTTAGGGATTTGGTCCATTTGTTTCAGGTTTTGGTGATTGCGTTTCAAGTTCCAATtttagtgtgtaaacaattgggaaAAAGTGTAAGATGAGCACCTGCAGTTGTACTGTTGAAAGTCTGAAAGTGCTGGCTACAAACACAGATATTTTGATATTTCTCACATCAACTGGATACACCTCCACGGGGCGGTACTACATCCTAAAAAGCACTATGAATTCTGGATATTGTGGTTTGCTTATAACCAAGAAATGTATCTGGCCCATTTCTACCAGTGAGATGCAGAATTTCTTGTATTTGTGTGTTGTGAGGAAATTCTGTATTTTTATACACATATGATATGTTAATCACATATTAATGGACATATATCGTGAAATAGAGTAGTGGTGAAAATTCCCTTTAAGATGGCAGGTAGGCTTGTGTCTCCATGTGTCATTGTATGCACTGATGGTCAGTCTAGTGTGATTTTCTCCAACCACGAATGTCCCAGTAGTGATGGAAAGTCTCCTTTCACGATGTAGAGTTTTTTAGTTTGTCTGTTTAACTGAACTGTGACATCAGTGATGCTTCCGACAGCGACAGATTCACCTGTGTAAATCTTTAACATGATGTGTGCTGGCTGAAGTGGAAGGTGTTTCAGTGTCTTATTGTAGACTGTGTCTGACACAAGAGATACAGCTGCCCTTGTGTCAATCTCCGTACATACCGGCTGTCCCTCTACCAAGGGGGAGACATAATAGCCGTGAGGccacccagcaacagtcagtaTATTCAGTGTGACTTCCTTGTCTGATGAGTTACTCACCTCTGTCATGACgatgccctctttgggtacagcgagcacagttgacccccctccctctgcaccaggcctttctatgcaccatcccccgacctctatacttcgaCACCAGGCTCTGTGAGAGCGGTTGTAAATTCCTATGAGAAGAGCCTGCCTCATGGCCCCAGTATAGAGAGacagtgagttttcatagagaacaaaggagttcttccacctcacaaAACTTGACAACCGAACAATATtcaggttctggagaaggtataaaagatcggtgaagaatccagctatgaactggtccgtttggtacaattttgtgaaactcatgagagacaaaacggccatattaccataatcatgtttatacaaaagcctcagctatgagacttacatctaaatggttgtataaaatgaatgaataaggatggaactgtttgtgaaattgtgtaatgtgattttggactgttttgcctgatatggatagggggcagtattttcacggccggatgaaaaatcgttacacgatttaaactggttactactcttgcccagaaacgagaatatgcatattattagtagatttggatagaaaccactctgaagtttctaaaactgtttgaatggtgtctgtgagtataacagaactcatatggcaggcaaaaacctgagaaaaagtcaaccaggaagtggaggatctgagaattgtagttcttctttctagtccctttcgaaactacagtatctgtggtgttacgttgcactttctaaggcttccattggctgtctaaagccttcagaaagtggtttgagccttctcctgtcactgggcagagtataggagctcagttactgagtggtctgcctggcaacaaagggattggatatgcgcggtcccatgagcatgctgttttttctttttctccttgaatgaatacgctattgtccggttggaatattatcacaattttacgtaaaaaataccataaaaatttattttaaacagcgtttgacatgcttctaagtacggtaatggaacattttgactttttgtgtctcgaattgcgctcgcgcgttaccctttggatagtgacctgaacgcacgaacaaaacggaggtatttggacataactatggattatttcgaacaaaaacaacatttcttgtggaagtagcagtcctgggagtgcattctgacgatgatcagcaaaggtaagagcatatttctaatagtaattctgagtttaggttgccccaaacttggcgggtgtctgaatagctccccgtgatggcgagctatgtactcagaatattgaaaaatgtgctttctccgtaaagcgattttaaaatctgacacagcggttgcataaaggagttctgtatctataattcttaaaataattgttatgtattttgtcaacgtttatgatgagtatttttgtaaattcactggaagtttttggtgggaatacattttctgaacatcacgtgccaatgtaaaatgctgtttttggatataaatatgaacttgattgaacaaaacatacatgtattgtctaacataatgtcctaggagtgtcatctgatgaagatcatcaaaggtcagtgcttcatttagctgtgttttgggtttttgtgacatatatgcttgcttggaaaatggctgtgtgattatttttggcagggtactctcctgacataatctaatgtttataGGTTTATAAATGAGTCCCCTGGACTCCACTAGGTATTCCATGCAAATTTTTGCAATGTGTTTAAAAACATATATACACCGAGTGTACTAAACAGGTGTAACGCTTTTGGTTTGGAGAcgtagcggagtcaggcgcaggacacaggtttGAATGCAAAACAGTCTTGTTTACTCAAAAACACAATCAAAAATCTCCAACAGCAAAACAACAGGGtgaggagaaacacctccaacaaccactgacaaagaacaatcacggacaaaacagaaagggaagccagagggttaaataaggaacataataagggaattgaaaacaggtgtgtataatcAAGACAAAAcgggaaacatggatcggtggtaactagtaagccggtgacgtcgaccgccgaacgccgcccgaacaaggagagggagtCGTGACAACAggaccttcctgatattgagttgcagccCCTTAAGCCTTCGGAACAGCCTCAAATTGTCGGGGCATGGAAtgtacaaggtgtcaaaagcgtccTACAGgggtgctggcccatgttgactccaatgcttcccatagttgtgtcaagttggctggatgtgctttgggtagtgtaccattcttgatacacacgggaaactgttcagttcatcgttgcagttcttgacacactcaaactggtgcacctgtcacctactaccataccctgttcaaaggcacttaagaatgttgtcttgcccattcaccctcagaatgacacacatacacaatccatgtctcaattgtctcaaggcttaaaaatgattctttaacctgtctcctccccttcagctacactgatttgaagtggatttaacaaatgacatcaataaaggatcatagatttcccatggattcacctggtttgtctatgtcatggaaagagcaggtgttcctaatgttttgtacacttgatGTATAATTTGCAAGCAATTtaattttaaacatttatttgaacGCACATTTCACAATatgacatcatcaaatcacctatgcttaatctaatacagtgacaactaaaatataccaaaaactatttagtccaacaTCAGcaaaatatgatgtggctgttcATGTACTAATTTGTgtgtagaaaaaacatgttgactcaccctacttgtagagaaacgccaatgccatcctcctgtCTTTCACTTTCctgaaacggtctatgactctgtcatacagtacacacttttagttttgttgtcctaggctacctggctaaaatgcttacTCGCTAGCCTatcttcctttcatgggcaacgatgatgagccagctagttaacattagccatctacatctagctacatattgaacttccatcctctcaggtaacaggcacattttacatttacgttttagtcatttagcagacgctcttatccagagcgacttacagtagtgaatgcatacacttcatgcatttttccccatactggtcccccgtgggaatcgaacccacaaccctggcgttgcaaacaccatgctcaaccaactgagccacactggaccACCCTATCTCcaggcacaatgtatgaatttacgGTTGGATCAAAATCGTCGTtgtaatcattggccagtacagagaattaaatAAAACGACAAGTcaaaatccctatctccatccatggctaatttaggaaagggacaattttagctaactagccaccggaggacaacaacacaacgagattcaacaattcaagttttttcaGTCCATGACGTTTggcttttgatgtgatgtgattggtgtgaaggcAAATCCagactggcttcccttgacactttttttttggtgcgccaggaccctTCACAGTTGAGCTTGCTCAGTTTCGCTCAACAGTGATTggcaattattttatacttttttatcaagggaggccaaatgctcgctggcttcccttgcattcaatgttaTGGGCGGCAACAATACtatactatttttgaccagacagcatcagatagatgggctacacatacagagacagagaggggctgttttgctcgctcggatgctttctccggtgaaataaaaaaaaatgaacacagagagacaaaaatataaaattatttcatatttttttcttgGTAAAGtctttggggaagcctggcttcccttggcacccatgaatacacgccacttgTCTCCTGGTTTAGATACTGGATATCAGGAAATACAACACAGATATAAAGTGTATTGTGTAATTAATGAAAAGTCATGATTTGAAATAATTATTAAAAGATTACTTTTGTTAATGTAAAATATATACATGCAAATCTGGACCAATGCCCAGATATATGTAATTGTCAACAGTCTCCACAACCTGATCCGTAATTAGTTGTTTGTTGTGGGGTTGGGAAATcaacaaataataaaataatgatttGCACATTTTGTGTCTGCTCTCATAGTCATAGGTGTCATTGTGAATTGACAAAGTTGCATCAGtgtcccccaaaaaatattaGGTCTTCTCAGAATCTGATGACAGGTTCATTGCATCGGCCTCTAATGCATCAACGCTGGCTAGTTGCAACAAATTCTGCGAGGCGGCGCGTATCCTCCTTACGAGGCAAATGAAAATGCAGAATAGAATAACAATCAGCGCCATCACCAGTGGAGCTGAGAGGATGAATAGGTGAACTCTCTCCGCCCCAGACTCCCAACTGACATCCAGCTTGTTGTTCAGACTGAGGTGAGAGGCAGTGCAGGTGTAATTGTGTCTCTCTCTTAGCTCCTCAGTACTGACATAAATACTCTTCCTCAGCTGGTATGTCCCATCTCCACTAGGCAGCACCTCCCCCCCTGTCAGTTCCTGTTCTGCCACTGGATGGCCATCTCTCAGCAGGGTCAAGTTGATGTGGCGGGGGTAGAAACCAAACGCCAGGCAGATCACCTGGATGTCTCCAGAAACCGCTTTCTTTATCAACCTGAGTCTGGGAGGCACTCTCCGCATCACAAAGTTCTCTCTCTTCAGGCATTTTTTCAGTGTGTTGATGCAAATAGGAAGCCAAACATTAGTATAAAGTGTTCTTTCAGTTGCTTGCCTCAACCAATTATATCCTAGTAGTAGTTTCCCAGAATCATATGTAAA
Protein-coding regions in this window:
- the LOC115207380 gene encoding major histocompatibility complex class I-related gene protein, producing MGKLSIFLFVLSFYTIVNAGSGSHSLWALATYIIGETSFPEFTVVLMLDDIQIGYYDSNIKQSVYRGYHITDKMNDEAQDGTYVLGTMYDHMKERSFRLKHHLNLTEGVHVQQRIGGCEILHNGEPALIMTKNSFNAIFEDYAVYYNMTHFTYDSGKLLLGYNWLRQATERTLYTNVWLPICINTLKKCLKRENFVMRRVPPRLRLIKKAVSGDIQVICLAFGFYPRHINLTLLRDGHPVAEQELTGGEVLPSGDGTYQLRKSIYVSTEELRERHNYTCTASHLSLNNKLDVSWESGAERVHLFILSAPLVMALIVILFCIFICLVRRIRAASQNLLQLASVDALEADAMNLSSDSEKT